In Sesamum indicum cultivar Zhongzhi No. 13 unplaced genomic scaffold, S_indicum_v1.0 scaffold00057, whole genome shotgun sequence, one DNA window encodes the following:
- the LOC105178765 gene encoding GPI-anchored protein LLG2-like — protein MGSKQSLLLVFLSFLMLGFVSSHHLSNEGLELHGSSSGRSLQQDQTCPEVENMNYTVLTSQCKGPNYTQERCCEPMKQLLCPIAAKFNDLSSPCGRIFFCNVDYLGNYPPRLFAGLCKEGKKGLDCRKYI, from the exons ATGGGTTCCAAACAATCTTTGTTGCTGgtgtttctttccttcctcATGCTTGGCTTTGTATCTTCACACCACCTTTCGA ATGAGGGTCTTGAGCTTCACGGATCCAGCTCGGGTCGATCCCTTCAGCAAGACCAAA CTTGTCCTGAGGTCGAGAATATGAACTACACGGTGCTGACAAGTCAATGCAAAGGCCCTAACTACACACAAGAACGTTGTTGTGAACCTATGAAGCAATTGCTTTGCCCCATTGCTGCTAAGTTCAATGACCTCAGTTCCCCCTGCGGACgcatatttttctgtaatgtGGATTACCTGGGAAATTACCCACCGAGACTCTTCGCAGGTTTGTGCAAGGAAGGGAAGAAAGGCCTTGACTGTAGGAAATATATCTGA